The following nucleotide sequence is from Candidatus Thorarchaeota archaeon.
GGACAATGCTTCCAATTGCATATGTATTCCAGATGAGAAATGATACTATCTCATTGTAGATTGCGATGAAGAACAGCGCTAAGGTGCCGAGCACTACTAATAGTAAAGTGACTTTTAACATCCTTATTTTGCCCATAAAAAAGCCAGCCGCAATTGGTAGTTCTTCCTGCACTTTGTACCCAGTAACCAATGAAGCTACTAACGAAGGAAGGAACAGAATAAGTAATACTCTGCTATTCACATTCGGCAGTAGGAAGAGTACCCGCGAAACAATCCCGAGAATCACATTGAACCACGCGTATCTCGCCAAAGCAGTATCCACACAGAAGATTTGGTTGTATTTGTGATGGAGAAAGGCTCCATATTCTTCAAGGAGATTGGAATTATCAATAAGCATTGAGGGCCTAGTTGAATAATTACTGCATCGTTACTAGGCCAAGGCTTAAGAGTGTGTTACTATTTCTCAAAATGTAACACAATGATGACCTCTATAGCTCAACGGATGATTTCAAAGAACCTTTCGAAGGTCAAATTTGAATTCGGGAAAATTAACTGGGATAATCTTCGGACAGATGAATTTGGAGTGTATCTACATGTACCGTTTTGCACCAGACTCTGCGCGTTTTGCCCCTTCTACAAAGTGCTCTATGATGAAGACCTAAAGGATTCATACCTGGACGCTCTAAAGAAGGAGATAGAGTCACGACCCCTAGATGGGAAAATGAGATGGCTTTACATGGGTGGCGGCACACCAAATCTACTGAGCGTGGATGAAATCAGTGGCATTCTGTCGGTCATCTCCGATCGCGTTGAACTTCAAGATATTGGCATGGAGGGAAATCCCAGTAGATTTACTCATGATTACATCCGAAAACTAAGTAAACTTGGTTTTGGAAAAATCAGTACTGGTGTTGAATCTCTTAGTGCTGAAGCGCTAAAGCGAGTGAATCGTGAGAAAACCAGTTCATCGCTAGTTCGGAAAATTGTTGAAACTGCAAACGAAGAAGAAATCAATACTAATGTGGACTTAATGACAGGTCTACCGGGTCAATCAGTGGAAAGCTTCCTTGAGGACGTTGATATTCTTGGAAGAATTGGCCCGAGCCAAATCACTA
It contains:
- a CDS encoding radical SAM protein, which codes for MMTSIAQRMISKNLSKVKFEFGKINWDNLRTDEFGVYLHVPFCTRLCAFCPFYKVLYDEDLKDSYLDALKKEIESRPLDGKMRWLYMGGGTPNLLSVDEISGILSVISDRVELQDIGMEGNPSRFTHDYIRKLSKLGFGKISTGVESLSAEALKRVNREKTSSSLVRKIVETANEEEINTNVDLMTGLPGQSVESFLEDVDILGRIGPSQITIYPFLAIPGVRAEPSLSAERMFAVIEESGQILEEYGYKRDSIWIFAQTSEIYDSSGDELVNDYLGFGPAAFNTIGQTQVVNPPLELYLDMIKQGSHLALTKEVDVASENWRKLAHELYGLNVDEEVVKELPFGARFMYRILNLTGNVHDGKVTKKGLRFVHGVTKSVVESLPFPIGNKDAIENVSEFVTALENSGTTTQ